The sequence below is a genomic window from Paenibacillus sp. DCT19.
CGCTCATCCAGAATAGCCTGACCACCACTTGCCATATAATCCTTCATCATATTGTCATACGTCGCTTCGAAATCGGCCGGCTTAGCAATGGTTGTTTTTACAATAAACTCTTGGAACTTATCTCTTAGTCCATTACCATACTTTGCTTCGGCTTCAATAGGTTTAGGGAAACGCACAGGCTGAATCGTATCTGTATTCGAGATCGCCACTGACTTACGCATATCATCACGATACTTCGATTCCACCTGAACAACGTAAGCTTCTTCATTTTTCTTGTCATCTCCGACATACTTTCCGTTAACGATAATGGCAATATCACCTGAATTGTAGATACGACCGGAGATTTCTGGTGAAGCGTCGTCTTTGATCAATGGTACACCGTCTACGAGCTCATAGTTTTCATTTTCAACACCAAATTGCAGATCAAACAGATTGTTGCCTGAAGCCATCCAATCCAGATACTTCATCGCATTTTCTGCATTTTGGCTTGATTTTGGAATCATGACATACATTGCATTGGGCGCGTATGCCGGTTTAGCAAATTTACCTTCTGAGTTTTGGAATGCATCGATTGGGGTCATTACAGCATCGGACTGATTGGTTTGCAGGTTCTTGTAAGTACCAGAGATATAAATTTCCCCTGCATCTTCAGAGTAAAAACCAACTTTCCCGTTCGATACATCTTCCCACAGTTTCTTCTTGTCTTTGTCGAGTCCGAAGTCTTTACTCATTAATCCTTCGTTATAAAGTGTATTCATATATTGCAGACCTTCTTTGAAACCCGGTAACAAGGTTGGATAATCATTAGAACCAAGTTGTTGCGTTAGCGTATACTTCTGCTCTTCGGACAATGGTTCAATGAAAGACCAGAGTAACGGCTCATATTGCGCAGAGGCAATCGACATCCCGAATGGAATCAGACTTGATCCCATATTGCCTGGATCTTTTTCTTTAAATGCCTTCAACGTTGCATGCAATTCTTCTGCCGTTTGTGGAGCAGGCAAACCCAATTTGTCTAACCAGTCCTGACGGACATATGAAGCATATTTACCTAATACTAGACGTTTGCCTGGAACGGCGAACTGCTGACCATCGTATTGACCATAAGCCAGCGTTTCATCCCCGAGAAGCTTTTTCAGATTCGTGCCATTCTTGTCAATTAGATCAGTAAGCTCGGTTAATCCACCTTGTTGAGCGTAGCGATTAAATGTCCCGGAATCGTACGTGAATACAATATCAGGAACTTCTGAACCACTCGCCATGAGAACATTAAGCTTCTGTACTTCTTCAGAGCGAGGAACCGGAACGAATTGAACATCAATATTGTTCGGATCGCCAAACTTCTCTTGAATGAAACGGGTTAGATAACTATCTGAGATTGTGTAACCCGCAGGTGTGTTACCCCGGTCAAATATTTCTACTTTTAACGTTGATTTATCCCCCGTGCCTGTTCCACCTGTTGATGATGCAGATTCACTTCCTGACGAACACGCGGATAATAATAGAGAGAATGCTGTGACTACTGCAAGAACCGAACTTGATTTTCTACCCCAACGTTTTTGAAATAACTTCATCTGACCTTTCCCCTTTCGCACACACTCTGATTAGATTCACAGGATTAGCATGCCAGCTTCGACGTTCACTCCCGTTTTGTTGCACCTGTGAATGTCACTAATTATTACATCTAAACTATGAAAAGCACAATAAACTATTTTCAAATGTAAGCAAACGCTTCCAAAATGTTCATTTACGTTGAAAATAAACTGAAATCCTGTGTTTATACAATTTTCTAGAGTTTATTGTAATATATATGTTAGTTTATAATACAATTTAATGATACATAAATGTTAGATATATACCTGATATTTTCTACCTTCGTCATATTCGGTTTAGAACAATTGCATTTATCTAGACAAAAAAAGACCACCTATGACCGTGGTCTCCGTTCTTAAAATATGCTTTGCCAGTAATTCTTACTGCATTGTAATTTAACCTCTGTAATTGTTCTTGTATATGATCTCGTAAATGAATTGGCAACATAGGTTGAGAGGCCTTAGCCTTCATGTTTGCCATTCTGCTTGCGGTAATCTCCAGGCGTAACCCCTGTAATACGTTTGAAAACTCTCCCGAATGAGATGGCATTTGCGTATCCCACTTGCTGAGCAATGTCCTGAATGGTTGCATCAGACGCAGTTAACAGTCGACATGCCTTTTCAACTCTCAACTTCATTAGAAAATCAACAAATTTCATATCAAATTCTTCTTTGAACAGATAACTTGCATACTTACCGGAAATTTGAAAACGATCACTAAGATGTTTAAGCGACAGATCAGGATCATCAAAATGTTCTTCAATATAGGTTCGAAGCTCGTTGATCATCGCTCGATGGCTTTTCGTCTCATGCACAGACACATAGTTACGATAAA
It includes:
- a CDS encoding extracellular solute-binding protein, which translates into the protein MKLFQKRWGRKSSSVLAVVTAFSLLLSACSSGSESASSTGGTGTGDKSTLKVEIFDRGNTPAGYTISDSYLTRFIQEKFGDPNNIDVQFVPVPRSEEVQKLNVLMASGSEVPDIVFTYDSGTFNRYAQQGGLTELTDLIDKNGTNLKKLLGDETLAYGQYDGQQFAVPGKRLVLGKYASYVRQDWLDKLGLPAPQTAEELHATLKAFKEKDPGNMGSSLIPFGMSIASAQYEPLLWSFIEPLSEEQKYTLTQQLGSNDYPTLLPGFKEGLQYMNTLYNEGLMSKDFGLDKDKKKLWEDVSNGKVGFYSEDAGEIYISGTYKNLQTNQSDAVMTPIDAFQNSEGKFAKPAYAPNAMYVMIPKSSQNAENAMKYLDWMASGNNLFDLQFGVENENYELVDGVPLIKDDASPEISGRIYNSGDIAIIVNGKYVGDDKKNEEAYVVQVESKYRDDMRKSVAISNTDTIQPVRFPKPIEAEAKYGNGLRDKFQEFIVKTTIAKPADFEATYDNMMKDYMASGGQAILDERTAAYNEMK